AATATAGCTCTGTAGCAATTTGAATACTTCGCTCATTGTATTTTTCTGCTTGTTGCGGTGTGTTGTCAAAAGCTTTTGGGTCTTCAAAAGTAATAGGAATACGTTTTTCCGCTCCAGCAATAAAAGGACAACCGCCATCTGCCTGGCTACAGGTCATAATTGCAGCAAAACCTGATTTTGGATTAAAATCATCATCCAACGTTTTAGAAAAACAAATAACCGGATGTTCGTTCTCAGCATATTTAATACTGTAAACCGGGTTTTTGTCTTCAGAACGTTTAACAACTTCAAAACCGGTATTCTTAAGCGTTTCCGCAGCCATGGGGAATAATGCCGTAGCTTCCGTTCCTCCAGAATAACAGAAAACGTTCTTTATATTAAAGTGATATGCCATTGCCTGGGCCCAAACTTGTGAAAGGTGACTTCTACGTGAGTTATGGGTGCAAATAAAATTTAGTCTAATTTCCTCATTTGCTGTCACCTTTTCTTGAATAAAGTCAATTAAGGGCTGCAATGTTTCTTGTCGCTCCGCAGATATAGAGTCGGTTTGCAGAGAAGTAATAGTGTTCTCAATCTTTTCAAAAGTGCGCATTTGTACTGTTTTAGGTATCATAATCTATGTTTTTAACAACAACCACTTTTTGGGTCACATGAACTTCCTTGGCTTAAACTCGAAAATTGTAATTTTGGCTTCTCGGCAGGAATACCACAGTTGTCTTTGGC
This genomic interval from Zobellia roscoffensis contains the following:
- a CDS encoding arsenate-mycothiol transferase ArsC, whose product is MIPKTVQMRTFEKIENTITSLQTDSISAERQETLQPLIDFIQEKVTANEEIRLNFICTHNSRRSHLSQVWAQAMAYHFNIKNVFCYSGGTEATALFPMAAETLKNTGFEVVKRSEDKNPVYSIKYAENEHPVICFSKTLDDDFNPKSGFAAIMTCSQADGGCPFIAGAEKRIPITFEDPKAFDNTPQQAEKYNERSIQIATELYFVFSKINS